A genomic stretch from Nitrospirota bacterium includes:
- the urtC gene encoding urea ABC transporter permease subunit UrtC, producing the protein MTQSDLNARAQDGERHREGLSFWLAGFLLLLVLPLLNVLPGPDSWLYVSDFTLNRFGKFLAFAILALGLDLIWGYTGILSLGHGVFFGLGAYAIGMHLMLSIGTESVYGSTLPDFMVWNQVKDLPLFWKPFYSFGVAAVAAILLPTLFALVFGFLAFRSRIRGVYFSIITQALALSAWLVFNRNETNLGGTNGLTDFKTVLGFRLSDPGTQRALYVLTVLCLGASYLLCRWIIRSRTGKVLVAIRDSEQRVLFSGYSPANFKLFVFVVSAALAGLAGALYVPQVGIITPAQIGVLPSIEMVIWVAVGGRGTLAGAVLGAVGVNWARSVLTNSFPDLWPFFLGGLFVAVVLLFPEGLVGVIRKLGAGWIGSSRSVVPAAERQS; encoded by the coding sequence ATGACACAGTCGGATCTGAACGCCCGGGCCCAGGATGGCGAACGGCACCGAGAAGGCCTGTCCTTCTGGCTGGCCGGCTTCCTGCTGCTCCTCGTCCTGCCCCTGTTGAACGTGCTGCCCGGACCGGACTCCTGGCTGTACGTCTCGGATTTCACGCTGAACCGGTTCGGCAAGTTCCTGGCCTTCGCGATTCTCGCACTCGGCCTGGACCTCATCTGGGGCTATACGGGCATCCTGAGCCTGGGGCACGGAGTGTTCTTTGGGCTGGGGGCCTACGCGATCGGCATGCACCTGATGCTCTCGATCGGCACCGAGAGCGTCTACGGCAGCACGTTGCCGGACTTCATGGTCTGGAACCAGGTCAAGGATCTGCCGCTCTTCTGGAAGCCCTTCTACAGCTTCGGGGTCGCCGCAGTCGCGGCGATCCTGCTGCCGACGTTGTTCGCCCTCGTCTTCGGCTTCCTGGCCTTCCGCAGCCGCATCCGCGGCGTCTACTTCTCGATCATCACCCAGGCCCTGGCCCTCTCGGCCTGGCTGGTGTTCAACCGGAACGAGACGAACTTGGGCGGCACCAACGGGCTGACCGACTTCAAAACCGTGCTCGGATTCCGTCTGAGCGATCCGGGAACGCAGCGGGCCCTCTACGTCCTGACCGTCCTTTGCCTGGGCGCCTCGTATCTCCTCTGCCGCTGGATCATCCGGTCCCGGACCGGCAAGGTGCTGGTGGCGATCCGAGACAGCGAGCAACGGGTGCTCTTCTCCGGGTATTCGCCGGCCAACTTCAAACTGTTCGTCTTCGTGGTTTCGGCGGCGCTGGCCGGTCTGGCCGGCGCGCTCTACGTGCCGCAGGTGGGAATCATCACGCCGGCTCAGATCGGCGTCCTCCCGTCGATCGAGATGGTGATCTGGGTGGCGGTCGGCGGGCGCGGCACCCTGGCCGGCGCGGTGCTGGGCGCGGTCGGCGTGAACTGGGCGCGGAGCGTGCTGACCAACTCGTTCCCCGACCTCTGGCCGTTTTTCCTGGGCGGGCTCTTCGTCGCGGTCGTCCTCCTGTTTCCGGAAGGGCTCGTGGGGGTGATCCGCAAGCTTGGCGCCGGCTGGATCGGCTCCAGCCGTTCGGTGGTGCCGGCCGCTGAACGGCAGTCATGA
- the urtD gene encoding urea ABC transporter ATP-binding protein UrtD: MTERGSIIYLDGVTVDFDGFKALRDLNFIVNYHELRVVIGPNGAGKTTLLDVVSGKVKPVSGRVIFGKDTDLVPLREHEIAGLGIGRKFQTPSVYGNLTVWENLDLSLRRTSRGVFATLWARSSRAEGEKVEEVLETIGLTEKRHVRAGALSHGEKQWLEIGMVLLQDPALLLVDEPVAGMTDQETERTGQLLQSLADRHSIIVIEHDMEFVRQIAKTVTVLHEGAVLCEGPVETIQSDPRVVEIYLGRQKEAHARA; the protein is encoded by the coding sequence ATGACCGAACGGGGCTCGATCATCTATCTGGATGGCGTGACCGTTGATTTCGACGGCTTCAAAGCCCTCCGGGACCTGAACTTCATCGTGAACTATCACGAGCTCCGCGTCGTGATCGGCCCCAACGGGGCCGGCAAAACCACGCTGCTCGACGTCGTCTCGGGCAAGGTCAAGCCCGTCTCGGGCCGCGTCATCTTCGGGAAGGACACGGACCTGGTTCCGCTGCGGGAGCACGAGATCGCCGGCTTGGGGATCGGGCGCAAGTTCCAGACCCCGTCGGTCTACGGCAACCTCACGGTCTGGGAGAATCTGGATCTGTCCCTCCGCCGGACGAGCAGAGGGGTCTTTGCGACGCTCTGGGCCAGGTCCAGCCGGGCGGAGGGCGAAAAAGTCGAGGAAGTGTTGGAGACGATCGGGCTGACCGAGAAGCGGCACGTCCGGGCCGGGGCCTTGTCGCACGGGGAGAAACAGTGGCTGGAGATCGGCATGGTGCTGCTTCAGGACCCGGCGCTGCTCCTCGTGGACGAGCCGGTGGCCGGCATGACCGACCAGGAGACCGAACGGACCGGGCAGCTCCTCCAGTCGCTGGCCGATCGCCATTCGATCATCGTGATCGAGCACGACATGGAGTTCGTGCGGCAGATCGCCAAGACCGTCACGGTCCTGCACGAAGGGGCCGTGCTGTGCGAGGGGCCGGTGGAGACGATCCAGTCGGACCCGCGGGTGGTGGAGATCTACCTGGGCCGCCAAAAAGAGGCGCATGCCCGAGCGTGA
- the urtE gene encoding urea ABC transporter ATP-binding subunit UrtE, which produces MLKLDNLNVYYGESHILRNVSLGVGPGQVVCLMGRNGVGKTTLLKTIMGLLPSRTGRVQFDGTDVSQESPDRRVRRGIAYVPQGREIFPHLTVRENLRLGYEAGATKNGNQEKDAFDEVFALFPALASMLDRAGGVLSGGQQQQLAIGRALLSRPKLLLLDEPTEGIQPSIVEQIEQVIEGFKERRRFAILLVEQYMEFAARLADSYVIMAKGAVVASGRTSELSEEQVKRHLIV; this is translated from the coding sequence GTGCTTAAACTCGATAACCTGAACGTCTATTACGGGGAGAGCCACATTCTCCGGAATGTCTCGCTGGGGGTCGGGCCGGGACAGGTGGTCTGCCTCATGGGACGAAACGGGGTCGGCAAGACCACCCTGCTCAAGACGATCATGGGGCTCCTGCCATCCCGGACCGGACGCGTCCAGTTCGACGGGACGGACGTTTCGCAGGAATCCCCGGATCGCCGGGTCCGACGGGGCATCGCGTACGTTCCGCAGGGGCGCGAGATCTTCCCGCACCTCACGGTCCGTGAGAACCTGCGGCTCGGCTACGAAGCGGGCGCGACGAAGAACGGGAATCAGGAGAAGGACGCGTTCGACGAGGTCTTCGCCCTGTTCCCGGCCCTGGCCTCGATGCTGGACCGGGCGGGAGGCGTCCTCAGCGGCGGGCAGCAGCAGCAATTGGCGATCGGGCGGGCCCTGCTCTCACGGCCCAAGCTGCTCCTCCTGGACGAGCCGACCGAGGGGATCCAGCCCTCCATCGTCGAGCAGATCGAGCAGGTGATCGAGGGCTTCAAGGAGCGGCGGCGGTTCGCGATCCTGCTGGTCGAGCAGTACATGGAGTTCGCGGCGCGGCTGGCCGATTCCTACGTCATCATGGCCAAAGGGGCGGTGGTGGCGTCGGGGCGGACGTCGGAGTTGAGCGAGGAGCAGGTCAAGCGGCATTTGATCGTGTGA
- a CDS encoding urease subunit gamma yields MHLTPREQEKLLIYVAAQLARERKARGLKLNHPEAVAYLTAAILEGIRDGRSVADLMSHGATLLTRDDVMPGVPEMLPELQVEGTFPDGTKLVTVHQPIR; encoded by the coding sequence ATGCACCTGACGCCGCGTGAACAAGAAAAGCTGTTGATCTATGTGGCCGCCCAACTGGCCAGGGAGCGGAAGGCGAGGGGGCTGAAGCTGAACCATCCGGAAGCGGTGGCGTATTTGACCGCGGCGATCCTGGAGGGGATCAGGGACGGCCGTTCCGTGGCCGACCTCATGAGCCACGGAGCGACGCTCCTGACCAGGGACGACGTGATGCCAGGCGTTCCCGAAATGCTGCCCGAGCTGCAGGTGGAGGGGACCTTTCCTGACGGGACAAAATTGGTCACGGTTCACCAGCCGATTCGGTAG
- a CDS encoding urease subunit beta produces MIPGELFLAKADVVAFEGRATIELTVANAGDRPVQVGSHCHFFEANRALKFDRERAYGFRLQVPAGTAVRFEPGEEKKVTLVAIGGNRIAYGINGLVNGPLDDQQVKTAALRRAEEQGFSAQP; encoded by the coding sequence GTGATCCCAGGCGAGCTGTTCCTGGCCAAGGCCGACGTCGTCGCTTTCGAAGGTCGTGCCACCATCGAGCTGACCGTTGCGAACGCCGGCGATAGGCCGGTCCAGGTGGGCTCCCACTGTCATTTCTTCGAAGCGAACCGGGCGCTCAAGTTCGATCGGGAAAGGGCCTACGGGTTCCGGCTTCAGGTGCCGGCCGGCACGGCCGTGCGGTTCGAGCCGGGCGAAGAAAAGAAGGTGACGCTCGTCGCGATCGGCGGGAACCGGATCGCTTACGGGATCAACGGCCTGGTCAACGGCCCGCTGGACGATCAGCAGGTAAAGACGGCCGCGTTGCGCCGCGCCGAAGAGCAGGGATTTTCCGCTCAACCGTGA
- a CDS encoding urease subunit alpha, translating to MKIPRRQYADLYGPTVGDRVRLADTELIVEVEKDLTTPGEEAKFGGGKVIRDGMGQSPAATRAGGALDLVITNAVILDYWGIVKADIGIRDGRIVGIGKAGNPDLMAGVTPELVIGPGTEVISAEGKIVTAGGIDSHIHFICPQIIHEGLAAGLTTLIGGGTGPATGTNATTCTPGTWNIHRMLEAADGFPINLGFLGKGNAALPLGLSEQVEAGAIGLKLHEDWGTTPAAISTCLDVAERYDVQVAIHTDTLNEAGFVEDSIKAFASRTIHTFHTEGAGGGHAPDILRVCGEPNVLPSSTNPTMPFTVNTMDEHLDMLMVCHHLNPRVPEDIAFAESRIRRETIAAEDILHDMGAISIMSSDSQAMGRVGEVIVRTWQTAHKMKVQRGQLAWDGKTLSKQPNDNVRAKRYVAKYTINPAITHGISHEVGSVEKGKLADLVLWRPAFFGVKPEIVVKGGFPMAAAMGDPNASIPTPQPVLTRPMFGSFGRAPYATSLTFVSQAALEREVPRKLGLQKRVSAVKRCRGIGKLDLKLNDALPKIEVDPETYEVRADGQLLKCEPLAVLPMAQRYFLF from the coding sequence ATGAAGATTCCGCGCCGCCAATATGCGGACCTGTACGGTCCGACCGTCGGCGACCGGGTCCGGCTGGCGGACACGGAGTTGATCGTCGAGGTCGAGAAGGACCTCACGACGCCGGGCGAGGAGGCCAAGTTCGGCGGAGGCAAGGTCATCCGCGACGGGATGGGCCAGTCCCCTGCAGCGACCAGGGCCGGCGGAGCGCTCGATCTGGTGATCACCAACGCGGTCATCCTGGACTACTGGGGAATCGTCAAGGCGGACATCGGGATCAGGGACGGGCGCATCGTCGGGATCGGCAAGGCGGGCAATCCCGATTTGATGGCGGGGGTGACTCCCGAGCTGGTGATCGGCCCAGGCACCGAGGTCATCTCGGCCGAGGGCAAAATCGTGACGGCCGGCGGGATCGACAGCCACATCCACTTCATCTGTCCCCAGATCATCCATGAAGGGCTGGCTGCCGGCCTGACCACGTTGATCGGCGGCGGCACCGGTCCGGCCACCGGCACGAACGCGACGACCTGCACGCCCGGCACCTGGAACATCCACCGGATGCTGGAGGCGGCGGACGGGTTCCCGATCAACCTCGGCTTCCTCGGCAAGGGGAACGCGGCGCTCCCGCTCGGGCTCAGCGAGCAGGTCGAGGCCGGCGCGATCGGCCTCAAGCTCCACGAGGATTGGGGAACCACGCCGGCGGCCATCTCCACCTGCCTCGACGTCGCCGAGCGGTACGACGTGCAGGTGGCGATTCACACGGATACGCTCAACGAGGCCGGGTTCGTGGAGGACAGCATCAAGGCCTTCGCCAGCCGGACGATCCACACCTTCCACACCGAAGGAGCCGGCGGCGGCCACGCGCCCGACATCCTTCGCGTCTGCGGCGAGCCGAACGTCCTGCCCTCCTCCACTAACCCCACGATGCCCTTCACCGTGAACACGATGGACGAGCACCTGGACATGCTGATGGTCTGCCACCATCTCAACCCGCGGGTGCCGGAGGACATCGCCTTCGCCGAGTCCCGCATCAGGCGGGAGACGATCGCCGCGGAGGACATCCTCCACGACATGGGGGCGATCAGCATCATGTCCTCGGATTCGCAGGCCATGGGCCGGGTGGGGGAGGTGATCGTCCGAACCTGGCAGACCGCCCACAAGATGAAGGTGCAGCGGGGGCAGTTGGCCTGGGACGGAAAGACCCTCTCCAAACAGCCCAACGACAACGTCCGGGCCAAACGCTACGTCGCCAAGTACACGATCAACCCGGCCATCACGCACGGCATCTCGCACGAGGTCGGCTCGGTCGAGAAGGGCAAGCTGGCCGATCTCGTGCTCTGGCGTCCGGCCTTCTTCGGGGTGAAGCCGGAGATCGTCGTGAAGGGCGGTTTTCCCATGGCGGCCGCGATGGGGGACCCCAACGCCTCGATCCCGACGCCCCAGCCGGTCCTCACGCGCCCGATGTTCGGCAGCTTCGGCCGCGCGCCCTATGCGACGAGCCTCACGTTCGTCTCCCAGGCGGCCCTGGAGCGGGAGGTGCCGCGCAAGCTGGGCCTGCAGAAGCGGGTTTCGGCAGTGAAGCGCTGCCGCGGGATCGGAAAGCTGGACCTCAAGCTGAACGACGCCTTGCCCAAGATCGAAGTGGACCCGGAGACCTACGAAGTGCGCGCCGATGGCCAGTTGCTCAAGTGCGAGCCGCTGGCGGTGCTGCCGATGGCTCAACGGTATTTCCTCTTTTAA
- a CDS encoding urease accessory UreF family protein, whose protein sequence is MDSFFPSGGYAFSSGLEAAVQGGAVRDARELSRYVEDLLGNGLGRCEAVAVARAWDAQARGAGHEAIGADEELDAMKLCRETRKASRQMGRQVIRIAAERMVESAILRGYREAVAAGRTPGHLAVALGLTLAACGWQREEAVAAYLYQGAVGLVSASLKLLPIGQKEAQRLLDDWLPLIDELSRASGGADTMISWTPVQDIYAMRHSRLASRLFRS, encoded by the coding sequence GTGGACAGTTTTTTCCCGTCCGGCGGCTACGCCTTCTCCTCCGGTCTGGAAGCGGCCGTGCAGGGCGGTGCCGTGCGCGACGCGCGCGAGCTGTCACGCTACGTCGAAGACCTGCTCGGGAACGGGCTGGGCCGGTGCGAGGCAGTGGCGGTGGCGAGGGCGTGGGATGCCCAGGCGCGAGGCGCGGGGCACGAGGCGATAGGGGCAGACGAAGAACTCGATGCGATGAAGCTGTGCCGCGAGACCCGCAAGGCCAGCCGGCAGATGGGCCGGCAGGTGATCCGGATCGCGGCGGAGCGGATGGTCGAATCGGCGATCCTGCGAGGCTACCGGGAGGCGGTCGCTGCAGGTCGCACGCCGGGACATCTGGCCGTGGCCCTCGGTCTGACCCTGGCTGCCTGCGGCTGGCAGAGGGAGGAGGCGGTCGCCGCCTATCTGTATCAAGGGGCGGTCGGACTCGTCTCCGCTTCCTTGAAGCTCCTGCCGATCGGGCAGAAGGAGGCCCAGCGGCTGCTGGACGACTGGCTCCCGTTGATTGACGAGTTGAGTCGGGCTTCGGGCGGCGCCGACACGATGATCTCCTGGACGCCGGTCCAGGACATCTACGCGATGCGCCACAGCCGACTGGCTTCCCGGCTGTTTCGCTCTTAG
- the ureG gene encoding urease accessory protein UreG, protein MHDHHHHHEGNGKPTRAREAGVPVIGIGGPVGSGKTALVAALCLALRDRYSLGVVTNDIFTKEDAEFLTKRGVLPAERIIGVETGGCPHTAIREDASHNQEAVDELVRRIPDVRLIFVESGGDNLAATFSPELADHVIYVIDVAAGDKIPRKGGPGITRSDLLVINKVDLAPHVGADLSVMDRDSRLMRGERPFIFTNLLTGEGLARVVEWVELRLPQRARRP, encoded by the coding sequence ATGCACGATCATCACCACCATCATGAAGGCAACGGAAAGCCGACCAGGGCCAGGGAGGCGGGCGTCCCGGTGATCGGAATCGGCGGGCCGGTCGGGTCGGGGAAGACCGCGCTCGTGGCGGCCCTCTGCCTGGCGCTCCGGGACAGGTACAGCCTGGGCGTCGTGACCAACGACATCTTCACGAAGGAGGATGCGGAGTTCCTCACCAAGCGCGGGGTGCTGCCGGCGGAGCGGATCATCGGCGTCGAGACCGGCGGCTGTCCGCACACGGCGATCCGGGAAGACGCCTCCCACAACCAGGAGGCGGTGGACGAGCTGGTGCGGCGGATCCCCGACGTGCGCCTGATCTTCGTGGAGAGCGGGGGGGACAACCTGGCTGCCACCTTCAGTCCCGAGCTGGCCGACCACGTGATCTACGTGATCGACGTGGCGGCGGGAGACAAGATTCCCCGCAAGGGCGGTCCGGGGATCACCAGGTCGGATCTCCTCGTCATCAACAAGGTGGACCTGGCGCCGCACGTGGGCGCGGACCTGTCCGTCATGGACCGGGACAGTCGGCTCATGCGGGGGGAGCGGCCCTTCATCTTCACCAACCTCCTGACCGGCGAGGGGCTCGCCCGCGTGGTCGAGTGGGTCGAGCTCAGGCTCCCGCAACGGGCGAGGCGACCATGA
- a CDS encoding urease accessory protein UreD, with the protein MTNDEQRATPSDVGRVGELVLDYDRHGRETLLARSHCRSPWHLLPPIQLDDTGASYTLLVNPSGGLVGGDRLSVKARLGPGTHVLVSTPSANRVYRSLSEPSVQTVELTVGSGAVLEWVPEVTIPFAGSRLHQRIHVTLAEGATLLLWDVLASGRIARGERWAFTDLANEIRIETADGKVSLERVHLVPGDEPDWVGLAGDWNYVGSFYVVGDQIGAEVWKKLEDRMGLVLEEKGPAVLGGLSEPPVPGLLVKLVAKSAPALTDTLEPLWSEVRSCLWNRPLPALRRS; encoded by the coding sequence GTGACGAATGACGAGCAACGGGCCACGCCGTCCGATGTGGGGCGGGTGGGGGAGCTGGTCCTGGACTATGACCGGCACGGTCGGGAGACCCTCCTCGCCCGCTCCCATTGCCGCAGCCCCTGGCATCTCCTGCCTCCGATCCAACTGGACGACACAGGCGCATCCTATACGTTGCTCGTGAATCCTTCAGGCGGCCTGGTCGGCGGCGATCGCCTGTCCGTTAAGGCCAGGCTGGGGCCGGGGACCCACGTCCTCGTTTCCACCCCCTCGGCGAACCGGGTCTACCGGTCCCTGTCCGAACCCTCCGTCCAGACCGTCGAACTGACCGTCGGGAGCGGGGCGGTGCTGGAATGGGTGCCGGAGGTGACGATCCCCTTCGCCGGTTCCCGGCTCCACCAACGGATTCACGTCACGCTGGCCGAAGGGGCGACGCTGCTGCTCTGGGACGTGCTGGCCTCCGGCCGCATCGCGAGGGGGGAGCGATGGGCCTTCACCGACCTGGCCAACGAGATCCGGATCGAGACAGCCGACGGGAAGGTCTCACTGGAGCGGGTTCACCTGGTTCCCGGCGACGAGCCGGACTGGGTCGGACTGGCCGGAGACTGGAACTATGTCGGTTCGTTCTACGTGGTGGGGGATCAGATCGGTGCGGAGGTCTGGAAGAAGCTGGAAGACCGGATGGGCCTGGTTCTGGAAGAGAAAGGTCCGGCAGTTCTCGGCGGCCTGTCCGAACCGCCCGTGCCCGGCCTCCTGGTGAAGCTGGTGGCCAAGTCCGCTCCGGCCCTGACCGACACGCTCGAGCCCCTGTGGAGCGAAGTTCGATCCTGCCTGTGGAACCGGCCCCTGCCAGCCCTGCGCCGCTCCTGA
- the miaB gene encoding tRNA (N6-isopentenyl adenosine(37)-C2)-methylthiotransferase MiaB translates to MSDGKRPHQVYIETFGCQMNEYDTELVRSLLKADGFAFTEDRERADVVLMNTCAIRENAHNRVYGHLADLKAVKRQRALVVGVLGCMAQNLKQDLFEAESVVDLLAGPDSYRRLPSLIKRAIEVQEQGLSEKGLATDLSEYETYEDILPERTEGVNAWLAVMRGCDNFCTFCVVPYTRGRERSRDPQGIVREAEHLIAQGYKQVTLLGQNVNSYQSGDWDFARLLTAVADLPGIERVRFTSPHPKDFPPALLEAVAGHPKVCKHIHLPLQSGNDRILGLMNRTYTSREYLDLVDEIRRRCPEIVLTTDIICGFCSETEEEFLDTRRIVEEVGYHSAFIFKYSERKNTIAARKYPDDVPEEAKSSRVARLVELQKAISLRKNRELVGRTVEVLVEGNAKKSEAQWMGKTDGNLTAVWDKNGLATGPGDLLPIRIASASATTLFGQPATSPS, encoded by the coding sequence ATGAGCGATGGCAAGCGCCCCCATCAGGTCTACATCGAGACCTTCGGCTGTCAGATGAACGAGTACGACACCGAGCTGGTGCGCTCGCTGCTCAAGGCCGATGGGTTCGCCTTCACGGAAGACCGCGAGCGGGCCGACGTGGTCCTGATGAACACCTGCGCGATCAGGGAGAACGCGCACAATCGGGTCTACGGCCACCTGGCCGATCTGAAGGCCGTCAAGCGGCAGCGCGCCCTGGTGGTCGGCGTCCTCGGCTGCATGGCCCAGAACCTGAAACAGGACCTGTTCGAGGCAGAGTCCGTCGTGGACCTGTTGGCCGGGCCGGACTCCTATCGCCGCCTGCCCTCCCTGATCAAGCGGGCGATCGAGGTCCAGGAGCAGGGGCTTTCGGAGAAGGGCCTGGCGACGGACCTCTCCGAATACGAGACCTACGAGGACATCCTGCCCGAGCGGACCGAGGGGGTGAACGCCTGGCTCGCCGTCATGCGCGGCTGCGACAACTTCTGCACCTTCTGCGTCGTGCCCTATACGAGGGGGCGCGAGCGGTCCCGCGACCCGCAGGGCATCGTCCGGGAGGCCGAGCACCTGATCGCCCAAGGGTACAAGCAGGTCACGCTGCTGGGCCAGAACGTGAACTCCTATCAATCTGGCGACTGGGACTTCGCCCGCCTCCTCACGGCCGTTGCGGACCTGCCGGGCATCGAGCGGGTCCGGTTCACCTCTCCCCATCCCAAGGACTTTCCTCCGGCCCTGTTGGAGGCGGTGGCCGGCCATCCGAAGGTCTGCAAGCACATCCACCTCCCGCTCCAGTCCGGCAACGACCGGATCCTGGGGCTGATGAACCGCACCTACACCAGCCGGGAGTATCTGGATCTGGTGGACGAGATCCGCCGCCGCTGCCCCGAGATCGTGTTGACGACCGACATCATCTGCGGATTCTGCTCCGAGACCGAGGAGGAATTCCTGGACACCCGCCGGATCGTGGAGGAGGTCGGCTACCACTCGGCCTTCATCTTCAAGTATTCGGAGCGGAAGAACACGATCGCCGCCAGGAAATATCCGGACGACGTCCCGGAGGAGGCCAAGTCTTCCCGCGTCGCCAGGCTGGTCGAGCTCCAGAAGGCCATCTCGCTGCGGAAGAACCGGGAATTGGTCGGTCGAACCGTCGAGGTGCTGGTGGAGGGCAACGCGAAGAAGTCGGAAGCCCAGTGGATGGGGAAGACGGACGGAAACCTGACGGCCGTCTGGGACAAGAACGGCTTGGCCACCGGCCCGGGCGATCTCCTCCCGATCAGGATCGCAAGCGCATCGGCGACCACTCTATTCGGCCAGCCGGCGACTTCCCCTTCGTAA
- the mtaB gene encoding tRNA (N(6)-L-threonylcarbamoyladenosine(37)-C(2))-methylthiotransferase MtaB: protein MTVSPTMEAELQRPRATVHTLGCRLNQAETALLADRLKRDGYRLVEFGQPTDLLVLNTCSVTEEAEKDCRYLVRRTLRHSPHAFVAVTGCYAQTGSEALRRTPGIDLIVGNQFKMNLADYLPAPRALAKQPDPQLLHTRQIEREEFALAGAGDYESTRANLKVQDGCNFMCSFCLIPFARGRERSRRWEDALREAEELAARGHQEIVLTGVNIGRYDCGGRSLLDLIRALERVAGIERIRISSIEPTTIPDGLLEHLVSSPKLCRHLHVPLQSGDDGLLEAMNRRYTVRDYAKLVERAARLVPDIALGTDLMVGFPGEDERAFANTLAVATDLPFSYFHVFSYSGRPGTAAARLPDPAPPALVKARSRTLSELSRAKRLAFYQRHIGSSVSVLFETREANGFWTGLTGNYVRVGVSADRDLSNRLAEVDVTGAMDGLAVGEMPNVDR, encoded by the coding sequence ATGACGGTCTCACCGACGATGGAAGCGGAACTCCAACGGCCCCGGGCCACGGTGCACACCCTCGGCTGCCGCCTCAACCAGGCAGAGACCGCGCTGCTGGCCGACCGGCTGAAGCGGGACGGGTACCGGCTGGTCGAGTTCGGGCAGCCGACCGACCTGCTCGTCCTGAACACCTGCTCGGTCACCGAGGAGGCGGAGAAGGACTGTCGTTATCTGGTCCGCCGGACCCTGCGCCACTCCCCCCACGCCTTCGTCGCCGTGACCGGCTGCTACGCCCAGACCGGCTCCGAAGCGCTGCGCCGGACTCCCGGCATTGACCTGATCGTGGGCAACCAGTTCAAGATGAACCTGGCAGACTACCTGCCGGCGCCGCGAGCGCTCGCCAAGCAGCCGGACCCGCAGCTCCTCCACACGAGACAGATCGAGCGGGAGGAGTTCGCGCTGGCCGGTGCGGGGGACTACGAATCCACGCGGGCCAACCTCAAGGTTCAGGACGGCTGCAACTTCATGTGCTCCTTCTGCCTCATCCCCTTCGCCCGCGGGCGCGAGCGCAGCCGCCGGTGGGAGGACGCCCTCCGCGAGGCCGAAGAGCTGGCCGCCCGCGGACACCAGGAGATCGTCCTCACCGGCGTCAACATCGGCCGGTACGACTGCGGCGGCCGCTCGCTCCTCGACCTGATCCGGGCTCTGGAGCGGGTCGCGGGCATCGAACGGATCAGGATCTCCTCGATCGAGCCGACCACGATTCCGGACGGGCTGCTGGAGCACCTGGTCTCCTCCCCGAAGCTCTGCCGCCACCTGCACGTCCCGCTGCAGAGCGGCGACGACGGCCTCCTGGAGGCCATGAACCGGCGCTATACGGTGCGGGACTATGCGAAGCTGGTCGAACGGGCGGCTCGCCTGGTGCCGGACATCGCCCTGGGCACGGACCTGATGGTGGGCTTTCCCGGCGAAGACGAGCGGGCCTTCGCGAACACCCTGGCCGTGGCGACGGACCTGCCCTTCTCGTACTTCCACGTCTTCAGCTATTCCGGGCGGCCTGGCACGGCGGCGGCCCGCCTGCCCGATCCCGCGCCCCCCGCCCTGGTCAAGGCCCGCAGCCGCACCCTGTCCGAGCTTTCGCGGGCCAAGCGGCTGGCCTTCTACCAGAGGCACATCGGCAGTTCCGTCTCGGTCCTCTTCGAGACCCGCGAAGCCAACGGATTCTGGACGGGGTTGACCGGCAACTACGTTCGGGTCGGCGTCAGCGCCGATCGAGACCTCTCCAACCGGCTTGCCGAGGTGGACGTCACCGGCGCGATGGACGGACTGGCGGTGGGGGAGATGCCCAACGTTGACCGATGA